From one Pararge aegeria chromosome 21, ilParAegt1.1, whole genome shotgun sequence genomic stretch:
- the LOC120633166 gene encoding uncharacterized protein LOC120633166, with the protein MDVVKVVGKYLNTPVGTVCYNTDKVLTTVLDKENVEGFASIILRLATKSGISMSQVQTLLSYQWLEHLSMYANQAHANTNFALIFLQGLNKGLQKNTFLTGNHLTIADVAAYHSIYPMMERLSILEQESLVHVCRWIKHLQSKPKVCVNKPPLTLNTLNLSILAPAVH; encoded by the exons atggaTGTTGTTAAAGTAGTTGGTAAATATCTTAATACACCTGTTGGTACAGTATGCTATAACACCGACAAA GTTTTAACAACAGTATTAGATAAAGAAAATGTTGAAGGTTTTGCCTCCATCATATTGCGACTAGCGACAAAGAGTGGTATTTCCATGAGTCAAGTACAAACATTGCTGAGTTATCAGTGGTTGGAACATTTGTCAATGTATGCAAACCAGGCGCATGCTAATACTAATTTCGCTTTAATATTTCTCCAG GGATTAAACAAGGGTTTacagaaaaatacatttttgacaGGAAATCATTTGACGATAGCTGATGTTGCAGCATATCATTCAATTTATCCTATGAtg GAACGCCTTTCGATTTTGGAGCAGGAATCTCTCGTACATGTGTGCAGATGGATAAAACACTTACAATCTAAGCCTAAAGTATGTGTAAACAAGCCTCCATTaacattaaatacattaaacttaTCAATTTTAGCTCCAGCGGTGCATTAA